The Cololabis saira isolate AMF1-May2022 chromosome 20, fColSai1.1, whole genome shotgun sequence genome includes a window with the following:
- the serpine1 gene encoding plasminogen activator inhibitor 1 gives MLGVSIFLALTLCTVGLGSLQDRQTDFGLKVFSELAQRSPDSNLAFSPYGAASVMAMVQLGAEGDTRRNLTAAMGFSLRERGMPRQQRLLQRDLSSEDGVDIASAVMVERKMHLEKGYRRALAKTFQTHPHQVDFTKPDQAVSIINTWVSDHTAGTIPEFLAPGSLTDETRLVLLNALHFQGLWKVPFDPRLTQERMFHCANNNRVPVHMMRLTNSFNYGEFVTREGVDYDVIEVPYEGGSLSMLLVSPFEPEVPLSSLSSDLSSQRIKQWRSEMRNVKKQLAMPRFSLSSEENLKTVLQHMGLGSMFNLATADFSRITSDERLSVSKILQKVKIEVNERGTKGSAATGAIMFSRMAVEEITLDRPFLFLIQHQPTGTVLFAGHFNQPQPS, from the exons ATGCTTGGTGTGAGTATTTTCCTGGCGCTGACCCTCTGCACAGTGGGACTGGGATCGTTGCAGGACCGGCAGACGGACTTTGGTCTGAAGGTCTTCTCCGAGTTGGCCCAGCGCTCTCCGGACAGTAACCTGGCCTTCTCCCCGTACGGCGCGGCCTCGGTCATGGCCATGGTTCAGCTGGGAGCAGAGGGCGACACCCGGAGGAACCTGACTGCAGCCATGGGCTTCTCTCTGAGAG AGCGAGGGATGCCTCGCCAGCAGCGCCTCCTGCAGCGAGACCTGTCCAGCGAGGACGGGGTGGACATTGCCAGCGCGGTGATGGTGGAGAGGAAGATGCACCTGGAGAAGGGGTACCGCCGGGCCCTGGCCAAGACCTTCCAGACCCACCCCCACCAGGTGGACTTCACCAAGCCCGACCAGGCCGTCAGCATCATCAACACCTGGGTCTCCGACCACACCGCAG GTACCATCCCAGAGTTCCTAGCACCTGGATCCCTGACGGATGAGACCCGCCTGGTTCTCCTCAACGCCCTTCACTTCCAGGGCCTCTGGAAGGTTCCCTTTGACCCCAGGCTGACGCAGGAGAGGATGTTTCACTGCGCCAACAACAACCGCGTGCCTGTGCACATGATGAGACTCACCAACTCCTTCAACTACG GTGAGTTTGTGACCCGTGAGGGCGTGGACTACGATGTGATCGAGGTGCCGTACGAGGGCGGCTCACTGAGCATGCTCCTGGTGTCTCCGTTTGAGCCGGAGGTGCCGCTGAGCAGCCTGAGCTCCGATCTGAGCAGCCAGAGGATCAAGCAGTGGAGGTCTGAGATGAGGAACGTCAAGAAGCAGCTGGCCATGCccag GTTCTCTCTGAGCTCCGAGGAGAACTTGAAGACGGTTCTGCAACACATGGGACTGGGAAGCATGTTCAACCTGGCCACCGCTGACTTCAGCCGCATCACCT CTGACGAGAGGCTCAGCGTCTCCAAGATCCTGCAGAAGGTGAAGATCGAGGTGAACGAGCGAGGAACCAAGGGCTCGGCCGCCACAG GGGCCATCATGTTCTCCCGGATGGCGGTGGAGGAGATCACCCTGGACCggcccttcctcttcctcatccagCACCAGCCCACAg GTACCGTTCTGTTCGCGGGCCACTTCAACCAGCCGCAGCCGTCCTAA